Part of the Puntigrus tetrazona isolate hp1 chromosome 10, ASM1883169v1, whole genome shotgun sequence genome is shown below.
atagctttttttttaaaaaacattatttcctATTCCATCGTCCTAGGCTTGAGGATCTAGATCGTCTGTCTGGGAAGACATTTCTATGTGATCTTCATCTCCAAGATCTTCTGATTTTTAGTTCAAAAACTGACTTTCATGATCACTTCCTTTATAAAGCTGGACACATTATATTGCAGGACAAGGTAGAGCGTTATACTACACCTACCTACAGTTTGCAGAATATGAAATGACATAAATCTCATGTTAATTCACTCtgtgttaaaatgtttctgtaggCCAGCTGTCTTCCTGCTTTCATCCTAAACCCACAGGTTGGCAGCCATGTCATTGATGCTTGTGCAGCTCCAgggaacaaaaccagccatctAGCTGccataatgaaaaataaagggTATTTATATCTAATAGTGAAGAATAAGAATATGTATATAGtttgatttgattattattcTGTCCCATTACTTTTGGTCCCTTAacaagtgtatatatatacacatgtatgtatttcagataaataggttatgtattaaatatatttattatgaatacaaatagatatgtaaatatattccaaaaatgtacatttgtattacataaatatatacagcacacatattatgccaaaaaatatatattttgtatgcgattaatcatgtGACTGCACTAACACACATCcactaaaatatacatatattttataatataattgattaattttattaaatgtacaacAGGAAGTTGTTTGCATTTGATCTTGATGCAAAACGTCTGTCCACCATGAGCACACTTCTCCTTCGCGCCGGGGTCACATGTCATCATCTGGCCAATcaggattttttaaaagtagatcCACAGAGCTCAGAGTACAAGGAAGTGGAGTACATCCTTCTGGACCCCTCCTGCAGTGGATCAGGTAATTGTTGTGTATAAAAGAAGAACTTCAAAAGCAGTACTTGTGGATTTGGCTGTTCAGACGTGTGCCTGTCTGCCTCAGGGATGGTTTGTCTGCGGGATGAGTTCTCGGAGCCACAGGATGAGGAGCGTCTGAAGGCGCTGGCTACATTTCAGCTGCGCTGTCTCAATCACGCTCTGCAGTTCCCTCAGGTACAGCGCGTCGTCTATTCCACCTGCTCCATTCACTCACAGGAGAACGAGGAGGTTGTGTCGGCCTGCTTGCAGCAGAACCCTGCATTCAGGTCAGAAACTCATTCCAGATTTGTTTCACAACAGTAGGGCATCGTTtgaacatcttttttttatgtctttgatTCTAGACTAGTCCATCTTCTTCCAAACTGGCCTGAGAGGGGTCATGAGCCTTTCACTGAGTGTCTTCGTGCCAGCACAGCAAAAACACGCACTCATGGCTTCTTTGTGGCCTTGCTGGAGAGACGCATCCCACAGACACATGAAGAAAACCTCCCAGTCATGTaagtctgaacacacacacggggTGGAAATGTAACTGAAACTTCTGGTTTTAAACCAAAATTCATTTGTATGGTGTAGATCCTCCTTTTGCAGCCAATACAGCATCAGTTGgtcttgggaatgacagatacagGTCCTGCACAGTGgggattttgagccattcttcttgTAGAATTCCTGGTAGAGGAAAAAGTTTCCTGACTCACTCCTCCAAAACACCACAAAGTGGCTCAATACTTAATATTGGTGCATTTCAACCTGATACATGGCACCaccttcaggatacaatgtttgaaccattgCTCCTCCAGAATGGTTCAGTAGTCCTTGGCAcccatctagcacaagtattgggcctagggaatgccatgatattgcaaCCCAAACCAGcactgatccacccccatgcttcTTTGGGGCTTCCCCACACTGTAACACTTTCGGATGTGGAAAAGACAATGTAGgttcacattgtccacagcccaagattttcGCTGCTGGCACCATTGAAACCGACGTTTAGCATTGGCAcaagtgaccaaaggtttggctataaCAGCCCGGCCAggtatattgaccctgtggagctcccGACGGACCGTTTTGGTGGAAACAAGAGAgttcacatttaattctgcagtgagttggccatttgtggttttgttttttggatacaatctGGGTTAGCAAccggacatccctttcagacagcctCCTCTTGcgtccacagttactcctgttggatggTTTGTTCTTCTTGCTGATGTGCAgacattaccctggataccgtgACTCTTGATACgtcacaaagacttgctgtctagGTCACAGATGCATCAGCAAGATGTGCACCAACACTTTGTTCTCTTTTGAGCTCTGATATGTCACCGATAAcgttgtgtgcattgcaatattttaagcaaaattgTGCTAGAACTCCGccaattaaaccttcacactctgctcttaccGGTGGAATCAATGAAGATTGGTCACCAGGCTGGTCACatttagccatgaaacctccaacactaaattggTCGgtgtttcattgtccaacccatgtgtgaataaaatctttgtcttttaattttttggtaatttttcaCAGCACAACATTGCCATCTGGTGGTGAGGAAAAGCAGAACACACATCAACCTGGTCCATCTGatgaggaacaaatgaacacagAGACCACAAACAAGCAACTGACAACTCCAGtctcaaagaagaaaaagaggaaaaacagaaagaagcaCAAACAGCAAGAGTCCTGAAGATATAGAAGGCTAGAAAATCAACTATTCTCAGCTATATTACCACTGAAAAACTGACTATCcctgcttttattaaaatgtattctatacTTTCAAGTCGGCCCTCGGATTCATTATTTCGAAACGTGTGAGTTATCCATCATGCAATGAAAACCATTGATGAGCATAATTAAGATCCACAGCATatcaactttacatttttattggaaACCAGCATGTCATTATCAGAGCATTTATGCAGACACAACACAATCAGTGTGCCGCTTCATTCAAAACTCCATTCACGCTTCGAGGGTTAGTGGGTATggtcatttacacacaaactgagCATTCACTAACAGCAACGTCTGAAAAACATACAACTAGGTACAACTGCTCTCAAACATTCACAGCTTGAGAAATCCAGCTCTCATCTCAACACACATCTCATTTTCTCAACAGTCTACACGTCTCGCTTGTATTTGGTAAGgctttataataaacaaagcCTGGGCTCATGCCTCCTTGCATCAAGTCTAGGCATGAGGATACTTCAAAAATCggattaattacaaattaagaCCCACGTGAGAAAAGCCATATAAGGGGGACCGATGGCTACATCGTCGTAAAAACAACAGCTGTCCCCACTGCAGTGGAATTTTCAGGTCAAAGAATTGAagataaaccaaataaaaatacaataaacctCTAAAATGAATGGTGTTTTTGTGCTTCCATTTTTGTGCATTGACGTACTAATTAAATCCAGTGTCTTGTGGATATACAACATTGTATAATGACTGAAAACAAATGATACTAACAGCTCTTTCACTTAACAGACCTGAGAACATGTTAAGACTTTAAATCTTCAGGTATCAGCGGCCTACATAATGTCTTGACTGCATTTCCCAACAGATGCTGATTCAGGAACCTAAAGACATGCCTTTTCAGTCGCGAGTTGAGTATTTGCTCTATATCTCggtattttaaaacacaatcacAAGCATGCACAAACCATAGATTTCATACAAAGCCAGGAATGGTTCATACAAAAATTCAGTAATGGTTttcatgcatgttaaaaaaaaaaaagtaaaactgaaaaagaaactgtaaaaataaataacatttaagccTCTCCAGGTTAAACCAAATCTAAATGagcaaaatgattttaaaccaACATTCAGCAATGCAAATGCCGCATTCTCTATGCTCCTGAAATTATTGGGGCActttagttattttttgcaCTTATTTCATTTGATCACTTAGTCAAATGTCTCCAAAGAATATTCTAACCCAAGTATGCACTTTTACCGAGTTTGAAATTGAACTCTTTAGTCAGTAATCAAAAATAATTGAGATCGTAttcttttgaaatgcattattatgaaAGAACAGGCATCCATGTCTCAGAGTACAAATCTGACATCATCCATAATATGAAACCAGAAGCAAAACACACTAAGGCACACAGAGCAATgaatgggttaaaaaaaaaaaaaaaccaaaacaaaacttcCAGTGCCTGACAGTCAAATAcacactgatggcagatgaaaTGGATATAGAATTGTAGTTTTGCCTACATGTTTGCATTAAGTGCTGATTTTAATTACTCCGAGTAGAATTAACAGTAGATTGAATGAGGCAGACTGCAGTAAAACATCTCAGCCGGGACACaggtgcacatttaaaatggagAGGTAGTAAAACAGGGCATGGTGGGACGAAGAGGTGAGTCGCACTAAAACATCAGCTTTGGTTTTAGACGGACGTCCAACGTGTGATAAACAGATGTGGGAAAACAGGTAAATGAACATTGCTTCTCTTACAGGAACGTGCAGAAAAAGCCATGTAAAAGTcgattgtttattatttagctCACtcaggcaaaaaaaacaaacattttttcctAAATGAAACGGgtaaa
Proteins encoded:
- the nsun5 gene encoding probable 28S rRNA (cytosine-C(5))-methyltransferase isoform X2; the protein is MKTWVAYQLTKSKNIKQLFALVCETQKYSSVLQEIIDSTRLLKETKLRIHLAKVLVYDLLIGHGVKCGGAWKTMMLKHRSRLQAALARIKVKRKVSQNQDLLPSSFQHSLDDVIPRYVRVNTLKTTLEDVIDYLKRQGFSYQGTASRLEDLDRLSGKTFLCDLHLQDLLIFSSKTDFHDHFLYKAGHIILQDKASCLPAFILNPQVGSHVIDACAAPGNKTSHLAAIMKNKGKLFAFDLDAKRLSTMSTLLLRAGVTCHHLANQDFLKVDPQSSEYKEVEYILLDPSCSGSGMVCLRDEFSEPQDEERLKALATFQLRCLNHALQFPQVQRVVYSTCSIHSQENEEVVSACLQQNPAFRLVHLLPNWPERGHEPFTECLRASTAKTRTHGFFVALLERRIPQTHEENLPVITTLPSGGEEKQNTHQPGPSDEEQMNTETTNKQLTTPVSKKKKRKNRKKHKQQES
- the nsun5 gene encoding probable 28S rRNA (cytosine-C(5))-methyltransferase isoform X1 — protein: MALYIKAAEILEKVEQKRGAVKTLVYDSKFQNIKQLFALVCETQKYSSVLQEIIDSTRLLKETKLRIHLAKVLVYDLLIGHGVKCGGAWKTMMLKHRSRLQAALARIKVKRKVSQNQDLLPSSFQHSLDDVIPRYVRVNTLKTTLEDVIDYLKRQGFSYQGTASRLEDLDRLSGKTFLCDLHLQDLLIFSSKTDFHDHFLYKAGHIILQDKASCLPAFILNPQVGSHVIDACAAPGNKTSHLAAIMKNKGKLFAFDLDAKRLSTMSTLLLRAGVTCHHLANQDFLKVDPQSSEYKEVEYILLDPSCSGSGMVCLRDEFSEPQDEERLKALATFQLRCLNHALQFPQVQRVVYSTCSIHSQENEEVVSACLQQNPAFRLVHLLPNWPERGHEPFTECLRASTAKTRTHGFFVALLERRIPQTHEENLPVITTLPSGGEEKQNTHQPGPSDEEQMNTETTNKQLTTPVSKKKKRKNRKKHKQQES